CCTGAATCCTCCAGTGCACGTACACGGAGAAAAGACATTTGAGAGTCCATTTGAAATGAATAATATTTACGTATTCATGGTTTTGGAATTTTCACTGAGGGAAAAGGAGAAGATTTTAAGAACATTGGATGACGTAATAAAcgttttttgtgagaaaacaaaacTAATTGTTATTCCAAGCAGAGTCATGAAGGTGGTCTTTAATTAATTATATGGCTTCCATTCCTTTGAtttcatttcacaacaacatttGAAATTCCGAGCTGTGTACAACTTTCAACTGTAGCTCTGTCAAGGCAAATAGATTGTTCTTTTGTTATGGTAAAAATGAAATACACAGAATTATAATCTAAGGTCCATTCAGGTTAAAGTAATATTCCAAGGGCAAGCAAAGTAATTCTGCGCGTACTACTGCATGTGACCCTTGTCTCCGCTAATAATGGCTCTCAGCATTACCGATTGAGTAATGCCAATGTTTTCAGGTTCAGAACTACACAAAGAAAAATTGCTACTGACGTAAGGCCAAATTCACCCTGCTTCAATTTGTGTCCAAATGATTTATGGATTTGTGTTTTCAACCATTGAGAACTAAATAAGTTTGTTAAaggtttttaaataaacacagtcCAATAAATAGTTGGATAAACAAAGCAGTCTGTAGAAAATGAGCTTTTTATCTGAGTACACtgataattaaaagtaaaactgcTTGGAGGCATCCGGCAGCCATGTGGTTAAAACGCATGCCACATAACCGCAACATTACCAATTCAATCTGGCTGGAGACCTTTATTGCACGCTATATTCCTTTACCTTCCCCACATTTCCTATGtctatatatacactgtaataAAGAAAGGGAAATAAAGGTTATAGGCAGATGAGCTGAGACAGAATGCTTACTTGTAGCTGACGTTACTGCTGCTCATTAGATGAGCTTGCATCTACTaatggctttttttcttctcttctttccccCTTCATTGTGTACGTTTCCAATTAGGACTGTATGCTGATGATAATGAGCTGGCAAAAtccttttctgctttttccATCGTCACATAAAACTCAAACTGGGAATTGAGAGGAAGCAAATAATAGAGAGCACTGAACCTCAGGAGATTCATGAAAACAGTGCAAGGATGAGGATGTTATTGAAGGACCACAGAGTTAATCAAgtaactgcacacacacatacaggatgGGATGAAAATTGTTGATAAGTGCGGCTATAGTTGAAATCACACAACAAGGGTAGGCTTCTAAATGAGGACTGCTTCTTTTATACAGTAATTTCTTAATACATTTCCATGCGGTGATTGCTGGAAGAATTGGTGTTTGTTGGATTAATCAAATTCATTTCACCATCTTGTTATGGATGAGACAGACACGCTGTGAGTGGAAACGTGTCAGGCTGCGGGCAGGGGAGCAGCTGTCAGTTTGTCTCACTTGGCTAGTAAGCACCAATTCAAAGTACTCGGCTTGTCTGTTTTGCTCGGCTGGTTATAACAAAAGACACTGAAAGAGACCAACAGTGTGACCATcgtcacgtttttttttttccataagcACTTTATTGTATGGGGCTCAGTATCAATGCATTACTCTGTATCTTAAGCTGTGACAAAGGTTAGTTGTACACAATTCATACTGACGCACACATGGGAGTCCAGAGTGTCAATACACAGTACACACGTTGTTGAATATTGTACTTACAAGTGTAAAACTCTGCAATGTACAAAATAGATACATACGTACAGTATGTGATATTCATATGCAATGGACTACAATTATGATACTTTGAGTGTTTACAGCAATGCATTGCCAATACTGACTCTTTTGGTTATATggttaaaattaagttgcacAACACTGTTAAAACTGGACATGTCTAAAATgagtatttttaattaattcagCTGTGAAACTCTTCTCAGACTTAGGCACTATACTAGTCAGATACAAACAGGGCAATCgcaaaaatagagaaaaaacagaagaacTAATCAAATTTTCGCCTCTAAGTTAAACACTGGTCAAACAGCTTGGTTGCAATATTGCTGTTAATACATTCGAAATTCTGATTTTGCAGTATTTGGCACCTTATCATATTTGCATAGGATCAGAAATTGAACCTACTTGAAATCTGTAACATTATAAGAATGTTACTTTTTTGTAGCTATAaatatgctatatatatatatagagagagagagagagagtaaatgAGACCAACAGGTTATTGGCAGATTAAACACTTAGTAATTTATTAATAGTTTTGGAGCTATGTTAAAAAGAGCTTAACATATACTTTTTATGAGAAAAACTTAGCCCCGCATTCCTATTGCTTTCTTTCTGATGTGTACAAATTAATGTGTATAAGCAAGTCTCTTGTGAGATGTCTTACCATTTTAGCTGTTAGTGAAGACCATCACTGACATTAATCCGGGATCTTGATAACAATTCTAATTAGATTATAAGGCAGGGAAAATGACATACACTAGAAGACATACAGTAGATCAATGAAATATCTACAAAAGGTCAATTTTTCTTACCCTATATAGAAGCAAAACAGTTGATTCATACTTATGTCAGATGAGTCACAAAACACTGTATGCAAAACatgactgcatcacaaacattTCCCtacatatgttttttgttttttaaattaacctttatttaaccaggaattGACTCATTGTGATAAAGAATCTGTTTCGCAAGACAGGCAACAGCACAATTAACACAGTTGCAGACATAATACATATTTACAATTCCCCATTGAAAATAGATAATACATTACAGgatcataaaaaattaaaaatatttatcaatgtttgtcAGAAGTTATCTACATCAGGGATAAAACAAATCAATctgtcaaaaaaacattaacagcCCGATGTGCCTGCCTCCATGTcatttaaaattactttaaaagcATCTACTCACAAAACTGCCGTTATTCAACCAGTTCATTGCACTAGTCAGGGTACTTCCTGCATGTTTATGCTGTAATGCTGGAGAGAAGGAAGAAAGGACAAGGCTTACGATTCATGTAGTGGGTATCCCTCCCGCACTGGAATCCATAAAGAATTCCGGTTTATATTTGGAGCTGTTACAAGATTGCTGCCATTATCAAGAAGTGACCTGATTTGATTTATATCTCATTAATCTCACTCTCGGTATCTATCTATCAGTTGCTCTTCctttctctcaatctctctccctctcctctctctctctctgtccatacCATACACGCCGACCTTCCTCTGTCACACATGTCTCTCCCTCTACAGTCTCTCATCATTCTTTGCCCTTCCTGCCATGCTGTGTTAAAGCCAACACTTCTGTCTGTCACTCACTAAACAGTTCATAATCAGTGGGCACTCAAGCATTAAGTCAGTGTAGAACGCCTAAGGTCAAGTCCCCTTTCACTTTCCTCACCTTTTAAATGAAGCCATACATTTGTTTGTAAAGACTGACGACAGGAAGTGTTTGATGACCCAAAAaggaggacagaaaaaaaatcacttagtGCTTTTTGCCAAGCAGTGGCGTCACCAGACCTATTTTAGGGGGCTTTGGCCCCACTAGAATTTCCAATAGCCCTGCTAAATAATTCATTCTGGCTTTTCTGGCAGATTTATAATGCAAAAATACGATACAGCCCTTAGAAATACTTTACTCATGAAATGGGCTAGGAGTAAGACCCAGTGGAAACTGCTGTGCAGCGTTGTATGTGCACTGGTGAAACCAGCTACATAAATCTGTGCATTCAGCCAAAAACTAAAAGAACGGTATGATGAAACAGGATTTATACAAGCGTAACATACATTTAGAATATAACTAGTGTAGAGACACACATAGCTAGCTGAATAGATGTCCTCTACTTGTGAATTAATGGTAGACTATGGGTCAGTAGTTTATGTGATTAACTTGTTTTTCCTAATAAAACCAGCTGATTTTATACAAATGAGCATTGTGAAAAAGCTTCATCCGTATTACCCCCAGTTATCTGTCGATGCTACATTAAAAAGAAGTGTCAAAACCATTGTGTCTCTGAAACATACTGTCTATTTTGTATGAATCCTCTGAGAAGAATCTAAATATATCTGTTTGGTGTGCCCGTAGTTCTCAGTAATATCAACGAAAAagccattttatttattcagtatGAATATTGATTAGTTGAGTTATGCAAAGAGacatgtcttttgtttttatggcTGCCAAATTCAATCCCCATTGGTTACCTTTAAGTGGTCTGATGGCAGATCCTCAGGGAGGGTTTGGGGGAAAAGGAGTGAAGAGCTGGTTGCTGTAATTACACCCTGATGTAAGGAGTAGTGTGCCATGTGAGATTCTATAAAGCACACAAGTGCTTTCTGTACAGTATTTGATTCATACCAGTCAGAGCTGGCACTGTTATTATATAAATGCACTGTGTTGTCACAAAgatttgtgtttatatataatAGGCTAATGCAGCTATTGTTTGGCATCTTTCACACCGCACTAACTATTCTTACAATGCATCTCTCATACACTGCCGCTTGAATATTATAccatatatgtattttatatatcaTTTATATGTTATAGCTTTTGGCGAGTCAGTCATTGTATTTtcttataaaaataataataaacaataataattgttCATCATATGAATCAGATGAATTGACATTGTAGCATCCTTTGATGCCACAAGTGTAAgatttgatttgtgtgtttagCTTGTTTGTCATCTATGCTGCTAAATGGCTGTGTGTAGTCCACATACAGAGATGTGTATGTTTGGCTTCAGTATGAAGTTTTTCCATTTCATAAACCAGAAATGAATTCAGAAATGTTGCGGATCTTGCTCTTCAATTGTCTGCAGTCCTGCTAATCTGGGTCATGCTTTAGTACTCTCTCCCAGACAAAGAGACTGCTGGCAGTTTATAATCTgctaggagaaaaaaaaaagttgaaaatgcATTCTTTTCTTAATCTCATTTTCCTTATCTCTTTTCATCTAATTCCTTCACTGCACTACAAAAATCCAATTTTGCTGCTTTCTTTGTCAGCGTGAGGACACATTGTTTGCTTTGGATATCAACTTCATCTTTTCTGCTGCCATAAtttcttaaatctttttttcaagattGGATCTCTTGAAAAGGAGGATAATTAAGTATCTTAAAGACAATGATAGTTATCCACAAATCCAAACTGCAGAATATTTTCTAGTTGGTCAACTTGGTAATATTATTACAGTAATCAAATTACAAATTatcaaaaaacatatatatatatatatatatatatatatatatttttcaaggtgtaatatatatatatatatatatatatcagttgCAAGAACCCTGGATTGTACTGTAGCTAGTCGTTTAATGCAAGGTTTTTAttcttaacaaaaaacaaaaaagctgtaTATAATTATTTATAGTTATCTATAAAGCAATGTGATTTTCAGAATAGTTGCCATTGCCCATTGCCTTGACACCTGTGTGGAAATGCCTtctttctccaccctcaggttTTAGCTGCTTGGAATTTAAATTTTGTAATTGAAGAATTAATGGCGTCAGTAATCAAGCAATTAATCAGTAGTTACATTAATAGCCTCTTCGTTCTTACTGTAAGTGAAGAGCTTTTTCTTGCGGATTAGGCTGGGTGTTGAACAAACTATAAAGAAAATACTGTAATCCCACAACTGTGTTCATGTACGCAATTGTTATTCTATTCTTTTCAGAAATCAGGTATCATGCTAATGTTGTTACACTGCcatactgtgtatgtgtgtgtgtgtgtgtgcgttcattcgtgtgtctgtgtgtatgtttatgtgtgcgGACGTTCatgcgggtgtgtgtgttcctgtgtgagCACAATTCCCATTTGAGCAAAATATGTTAATGcacatctttattgtcaatatTTCAAAGatcaagaacaacaaaatgatcaaatttgaaaatggtgtatgatgttttaaaaagggagcctttttaaaacatcataCACCCTTTTCgaatttttatgattttgttagtttgttttgtaAACTCACAATGTCAGCGACACTTGAGTCAGTGAAAAtagcaacatttatttttgataaCCTTATGACAGCTGTTTCACTTTATCCATCAAACACGTTCCAAAAGAAGAATTGTCTCTTAGAGTGCACATGATTACTCTGTTTCTATATTAAAACCTTTGTGTGACAGTCGGACAGCTTTGCTGTAGCTATTTGTGGCTCAACACGATGAACAACCCTGTTTATCACTGTCATGTCAGTGCAGGTTGTAACTCTagcactttttttgtgtgaagtGCACATCTTTTTCTTCATGTTCACATTGATTTTCTGAACGTGCTCCATTTTTCTCCCACATTCAAAAAACATTCACGTCAGGTAGATTAGAGGCTCTATAAATGTTTCTCTTTATCTATGTTAGCTGGGTGACTCACTTCCGACCTGACCAGCCTTTCACTTACAGAGGGAAAAGAATCCAGCTTTTTGTACAAAGATGGAAAATAATGTTTGAATGAATCTTTCAGCTATACAACAAGCAATTGCACTACTAAAATAGTAACAGCAACAGCATTAATTAAGTAAGTccttactgtatatgtattagTGAACACTTCAGCTTTTATCTAGTGTTTAATAATGcatttgttaaaatataatTCACTCCCTTTAACATCAGTAGGTGCTGATAAGTTTATTTATGAAGTTATAATATAAATTGATTTATAGGAAGTCTGggttttgatattttaatacTACTCTGTGAAGTAGTATTCAATCAGAAGCACCATCTCAATACTTTAGATATACTATATGGTATAGTGTTCACTTTGAAAGTACTTATGATGATACTGTTATGCCTCTAATTATTGTATCGTCGTAAGTCATTCTACGTATAGGTCACTTTTAAAACTTCAGTTTATGATTTAAGGTTTTTGCTTTACTGGTGAAAGTTTTTATGTCCAGCTTGTCATTTATACTGTATGAATGGCACTTTTTGTTGCCATTATTCACTATGCAACCATGAAAACATGACCAACTTTGAGGAATACTGGTATTGCTGAATAGAAAACGGGAAGTTAACATATGCTAAATCAATTAAATAAACATCTGCCATTTAGTCACACTCCATTGCTGCCACAGCATCAATCTCTCTTGCACACAGCAAATCTTAATCAAAGAATACGCTGTTTGTATTCCCCCAGTTTCCTTTGGCTTAAGACATAAAAAGTTACGCAAACAAATTCCCCGGTACCATTTTGGCTAGCTTGCTTGACATTCCAGTCACATACGTGCCTTTGAGGAACTGTAATTTGTAATCAGACATTTTCAGATATCTCAACTCGATTGAAGGACTGGTGGGTGGCAAGCTTCCTTATTATTTATGTCTTGAGTCTCAAATATaaatcacacaacacagcagtcaaagctgctttttttcccctcccttcctccccccGCAGAGATACACAGAAGCACAGAAGTTGGCGGCTtcattgtgattttattttacgTGATTGAGATTCCGAGTGCATGGAGGACAGTGCGCCCAGAAGCAGAGATGGATATAAGGCACTCTCAAGGTTGcgagttttgtgtgtgtgtgtgtgtgtgtgtgtgtgtgtgtgtgtgtgtgtgtgtgtgtgtgtgtgtgtgtgtgtgtgtgtgtgtgtgtttagtggcTTTAACAGATACACAAACCTAAAGAATATCTATAGGTGGAAGCCTTCAACTTTGACTTTTTGGGATTCctataatttcactttttttttaaattagtattAATATTACAGTGCTTATTATTAGAAGTGATCAAAGGGAATCTCAATGATCAATTATctaatgtgttttttctctcttctttcattCCAGTGAGCCCAAATCCTCATTCCAAAGAGTGGAAGACCAGTCAATAAATTATGAATGTTAAACAAGATGAcctctcagcagcagcagatgaTGCGAGGTCCTAGGTGGAACCGGGCCTTGTCCGACCCTTTGTTTGTGGTGCTTCTGGCCCTGCAACTGCTGGTGGTGGCAGGGCTGGTACGTGCACAGACATGCCCCTCTGTCTGCTCCTGTAGTAACCAGTTCAGCAAAGTCATCTGCACCCGACGAGGTTTGCGGGAAGTCCCTGATGGCATCTCTACCAACACACGCTACCTGAATCTGCAAGAAAATCTCATTCAGGTCATAAAGGTGGACAGCTTCAAGCACCTAAGACATCTGGAGATTCTGCAGCTAAGCAAAAATCACATACGCAAAATTGAGCTGGGGGCATTCAATGGGCTGGCCAGCCTCAATACCTTGGAGCTTTTTGACAACCGCCTCACTACTATCCCAAACGGGGCATTTGAGTACCTGTCCAAACTAAAGGAGCTTTGGCTGAGGAATAACCCCATCGAGAGCATTCCCTCCTATGCTTTCAACAGAGTTCCCTCGTTAAGGCGTTTGGATCTTGGGGAGCTCAAACGGCTCTCCTACATATCTGAGGGGGCCTTTGAAGGGCTGAGCAATCTGCGCTACTTAAATCTGGGAATGTGCAATCTGAAGGAAATTCCCAACCTTATTCCCCTGGTGAAGCTGGATGAGCTGGAGATGTCGGGAAACCAGCTTACCGTCATCCAACCTGGCTCTTTTAAAGGGCTCATCCATTTGCAGAAGTTATGGATGATGCATGCCCAGATCCAGACCATAGAAAGGAACTCTTTTGATGACCTGCAGTCACTAGTGGAGCTCAATCTAGCCCATAACAACCTTACCCTCTTGCCCCATGATCTCTTTACTCCTTTACATCACCTGGAGAGGGTGCACTTGCACCACAACCCGTGGAATTGTAACTGTGACATCCTCTGGCTAAGCTGGTGGCTTAAGGAGATGGTGCCAGCAAACACCAGCTGCTGTGCCCGCTGCAGCTCACCAACCCAGCATAAGGGACGATACATTGGCGAGTTGGACCAGAACTACTTTCACTGTTATGCTCCTGTTATTGTGGAGCCTCCCACAGACCTTAATGTGACAGAGGGAAGCGCTGCAGAGTTGAAATGTAGAGCCAGTTCTTTGACCTCTGTAAGCTGGATTACACCCAATGGTTCCATCATGACACATGGTGCTTACAAGATCAGAATCTCCGTGCTGAATGATGGCACTCTGAACTTCACCAATGTTACCATGCAAGACACAGGCACGTACACATGTATGGTCAGTAATTCTGCGGGTAACACAACAGCATCTGCCACACTCAATGTGTCCTCTACAGAGAACAGCAGCTTCAGCTACTTCACCACAGTGACAGTGGAGACCATAGAAACACCACATAATGAAGGCTTCACCACTGCTGTGCAGCTGAAGGTGGGGCCCACACCCTCTGCTGGTACATGGGAGTCTGTTTCACCCACCTCTACAACTACCACTACAGCCCGGACCGTGCTCTCCACCCGCGCTACAGAGAAGACTTACACAATCCCCGTCACAGAGCTGGGTGGGGAGGGCTCGCTGAATGGCTTGGATGAGGTAATGAAGACCACCAAGATCATCATTGGCTGCTTTGTTGCGATCACACTCATGGCAGCAGTCATGCTAATCATCTTCTACAAGATGCGCAAACAGCACCACCAGCAGAACCACCACGCACCCACACGCACCATTGAGATCATCAATGTGGACGAGGACTGTGTAACAGGAGGCCCGGGCATGGAGGGCCATCTGACCCTGCCTCCTCTAGAGCACGAGCACCTCAACCACTACAACACCTATAAGACTGCTTACAaccatgcctccaccatcaacTCCATACACAGCTCAGCGCACGAACCTTTGTTAATCCGCGCCAGCTCGAAAGACAATGTACAAGAGACCCAAAtctaatactttttttttcaaaatgagacATTATAAAACTGATGGAATTACATGAAGACATTACTGACAGGACATAACTGACAATTGGTTGTGAGAACTATGGCTCTAACATGGAAGAACAGACTTTGTGTGTTTGGCAAATCAGTGGCTGGTGATGTTTATTCAGTGACTTTGGGAATTAGGGTATGCCTACTGTTTCAAAAAGTGTCTTTACAAAACAgaagttatttatttaagaaaaaaactattGTGGTTAAACCAAGAAAAAACTGTATTCTGCAATTATTTTTTCAGCacttaattcatgtttttttcacctTCCTCTCATTTCACGGGATTGGTTTACTAATATGCTTTCAAACTCTGTTTGAAGAAATCTGTTGAAGAAAAACTCCTGAAGCCAATTTTTGTTCTTATTTGGTAAACTGCAGTCTTTGGATCTGATAAGATAGTAACCTCATTTACCCCATGTATCAAAGGAATCTAGTGCAAATAAGTAATTTACTCCAGCTGTAGATTAAGTGATGAAACATTTTGTGACCATCTGTAATTGAGATGAATTGAACACTTGTTACAATGAGCGACAgaactgtctgacaacattttATCATAATTCACTGTTTGATCATATCTGTCACATACGTGTTACGCACTCTCTGCTCTGTCACCAATAGACGAGGGATAAATTTCCTGCGTTCTGCTGTTGTAAAAGTCGAGGCTCACTGTTAAAAGTGCATTTTAGTTCAATTAAATTCTACCTAACTATGAAAAAAACTAGATTAGTTTTTGTGTTTCTCATCTTATGCAAAATATTATCCCTAATCTCTACTTGTTTCTACTCAAGTTCCAATTTCTCAGAGACGTCTtctgattattattatagagAACATGtattaattgaattgaaaccGATTTACATTATGAGGGTTGTGATACAGGAGTAGCATTAATGGCTACTTTAGATTCTACACAATTGTGAAGAATGTAGAATCTCTTAAATTCTGGAAAAAATCCATTGCTTTCAAATCTTTCCAATGTATCATGGCCTTGCCTTTACCTTACAGGGCTGTAGTATGCGGCATATGAAGATGATTTCTTTGAAGCTACCTTTTTCATGCAGGGACCCCTTACCTCATCTGCAATATTGCTGGACTGAGTGCTGTCAGAAGCAAACTGATGAGCTGAAGAAAGAGCTTAACCTCTTTATACAGCTGTATGAGCACATTGGCTGTCATCTGTGTGCCACATTTTCACATGGGCGATGCCTGGCAGCCCCAGATTCACGCCCTACCCTTGCCAACCACAGGACTTGGCCATGAGCGGCAGGGTTTATACTGCTAGAGGCTTTAGGGGTGAATGTGTGGGATAGGGCATCAACCAGATGTTTGTGTTGCACCTGCCTCTCCCCCTATCCCTTTGCGTCAACgcaatttccattttaattgaTGTGCCCATGAGCTTTGGATGAACACAGCACTGCAGGCACCCATACCCTGGAAACCATTTCAAAGTCCCCACTGTGACAAATGGTGGCAGGCACCATCAGTGCAGAGGTTAGGTAGACATTTGTCAGATCACACCCTTAGGGATATGCCCCAGCTTTATTTTTTAGGAAATAAAGGCATTTTTTATCCCCcaacactaatatatataaaaaggttAGGCCACTGACATGCTTAGTTTGCATTAAATCAATGTGTTACAATTAGGAAATACATAGAGTAGAATGACTCATAAAAACTCATGTTAGAGATATTGGCATTCACCTTCTGTGGAGTCGCCATGCTCTCCATTAACCTTAAAACTGGAAGTGGTCCTccacctaaaacacacacatatcttcCGTAGGCTTGAAAGTTGTCGGCTTGGATTATTGGTGGTTACAGTGAATTAAGTGGTTGCAATGGTGGTTTTCACAGGTGCACACTTCTCAAATTAGCCCTGTTGAATAATCAACACCTCTGCTGTCCATCTGCATGCTCAGTTTGTTATCAGCAGTCACAGTTCACCATTTGGTTTAAACACAACACTGTCAAGCTTACGAGCTGTATTGTTTGTAGATCCATGCATGTTACGGCACCGACCTCCCTCTAGCCCTTCTATTGTTCAAAACCGCCCGGAACTATACTGCCTAGCCTTACTCTCAACTTCCTTAAACAAAGCAGAGTACAGCTGAATACAAGTTTGACAAGAGTTCACTATCCCACATTGGAGaataataacaaacaaacataattaGAAACCTTTTACAGCTACCTTTTAAGCCAATTTGGGTTTAGTGGATGAGTGCTTTCTACACAGAAAGACAGTTTGTTTTACCTAAAAGATGGTCTACTTCTCATATTTTAATGCatccacatttttcaaacaGGCAGAGTAAGTAAGATGCAGTAGCTTTCGCATGATCTCATGActaaaatactgtataaaaaggaaaattgaattaaacagTACGGTAATAATCTATTTCCACAAGACCCTCTTGTGATATGTAATACAACAATTGCCtagattatattttttaataatccgtgtactgtatgtaatctGGTAGTAAAATGAAAACTCAAATTGCCCTTCATATTTTACAGAGAactttttataatatttgtattCCGGTAGGTAAAAATGACTTAATGGGAGCTTTGATACCATTTGTGGTACAAATGCAGGAAGTAATTGTCCACTATCCACTCAGTATGGAGACCCACTTTACTGCAAGTTTCAAGATAATTTGATCATTAAGACAATTCTGGAGATTTGTTCAATAAATTGATTTATTCACTTTGAATGTGCAGCACACAACACTGATGTGGGGGATGGGGGCGGTGGGTAGATTCCTAAatttcaagaccccccccctaGATAATTTGAGTCCAGAAGGAATGAGATAATTGATTACCCCTCATCATGTGTACTATTTATCCCATAATTGCACTTCTGTGGAGTTTGGCACATTTGTAAACAATAGAATGACATGGGTGTGTGTCATTTAGTTTGTGTTTGAGTTCTTAGCGGTGGGATGCAGATCACAGTTCCACTTAGTTTATGTAAGAGTTTAACCATCCTCTCTTTTTGCCTTTGGTTAGAGGTAAATCGTCTGAAAATTGAA
This genomic stretch from Etheostoma spectabile isolate EspeVRDwgs_2016 chromosome 8, UIUC_Espe_1.0, whole genome shotgun sequence harbors:
- the lrrc4ca gene encoding leucine rich repeat containing 4C, a encodes the protein MLNKMTSQQQQMMRGPRWNRALSDPLFVVLLALQLLVVAGLVRAQTCPSVCSCSNQFSKVICTRRGLREVPDGISTNTRYLNLQENLIQVIKVDSFKHLRHLEILQLSKNHIRKIELGAFNGLASLNTLELFDNRLTTIPNGAFEYLSKLKELWLRNNPIESIPSYAFNRVPSLRRLDLGELKRLSYISEGAFEGLSNLRYLNLGMCNLKEIPNLIPLVKLDELEMSGNQLTVIQPGSFKGLIHLQKLWMMHAQIQTIERNSFDDLQSLVELNLAHNNLTLLPHDLFTPLHHLERVHLHHNPWNCNCDILWLSWWLKEMVPANTSCCARCSSPTQHKGRYIGELDQNYFHCYAPVIVEPPTDLNVTEGSAAELKCRASSLTSVSWITPNGSIMTHGAYKIRISVLNDGTLNFTNVTMQDTGTYTCMVSNSAGNTTASATLNVSSTENSSFSYFTTVTVETIETPHNEGFTTAVQLKVGPTPSAGTWESVSPTSTTTTTARTVLSTRATEKTYTIPVTELGGEGSLNGLDEVMKTTKIIIGCFVAITLMAAVMLIIFYKMRKQHHQQNHHAPTRTIEIINVDEDCVTGGPGMEGHLTLPPLEHEHLNHYNTYKTAYNHASTINSIHSSAHEPLLIRASSKDNVQETQI